In Flavivirga abyssicola, the following are encoded in one genomic region:
- a CDS encoding pyruvate dehydrogenase complex dihydrolipoamide acetyltransferase, which produces MAIVINMPRLSDTMEEGTVAAWLKKVGDKIEEGDILAEIETDKATMEFESFNEGTLLHIGVQEGETTKVDELLAIIGDEGEDITSLLSGDTASAEVKEDVIQNESEESQKDEGSVSTVELPEGVIVVTMPRLSDTMEEGTVATWLKKVGDTVEEGDILAEIETDKATMEFESFQAGTLLHVGLQEGESAKVDALLAIIGPAGTDVKDVASNFKVSGDSAKTEEAPKKETPKAEAPKATAKQETAKPNKSVAATSANGGRLFASPLAKKIAEEKGINLSQVQGSGENGRIIKQDVENFVPASSGASVGKFVPTGQEDFDEVTNSQMRKAIAKALTNSKFTAPHYYLNVEFDMENAIAFRKQFNSVPDTKISYNDMVVKACALALKQHPQVNSQWFADKMRLNNHVHVGVAVAVPDGLVVPVVKFANEQSLPQIGAAVKELAGKARNKKLTPAEMEGSTFTVSNLGMFGIESFTSIINQPNSAILSVGNIVEKPVVKDGKIVVGNTMKLSLACDHRTVDGATGAQFLQTLKGYIENPVTMLV; this is translated from the coding sequence ATGGCTATAGTAATTAATATGCCGCGTTTAAGCGACACCATGGAAGAAGGAACAGTCGCAGCTTGGTTGAAAAAAGTAGGCGATAAAATTGAAGAGGGCGATATTCTTGCAGAAATAGAAACAGATAAAGCAACTATGGAGTTTGAATCTTTTAACGAAGGGACGTTACTTCATATAGGTGTTCAAGAAGGAGAGACCACTAAAGTAGATGAATTATTGGCTATCATAGGTGATGAAGGTGAAGATATAACAAGTTTATTAAGTGGAGACACCGCTTCTGCGGAAGTAAAAGAAGATGTCATTCAGAACGAAAGTGAAGAATCTCAAAAGGATGAAGGGTCAGTGAGTACAGTCGAATTACCGGAAGGTGTTATCGTTGTAACCATGCCGCGTTTAAGTGATACCATGGAAGAAGGAACCGTTGCAACATGGCTTAAAAAAGTAGGGGATACTGTTGAAGAAGGTGATATTTTAGCCGAAATTGAAACAGATAAGGCTACTATGGAGTTTGAATCCTTTCAAGCAGGAACATTACTTCATGTAGGATTACAAGAAGGAGAATCTGCAAAAGTAGATGCTTTATTAGCTATTATTGGCCCAGCTGGAACAGATGTAAAGGATGTAGCTAGTAATTTTAAAGTTTCTGGAGATTCAGCAAAAACAGAAGAAGCTCCTAAAAAAGAAACCCCAAAAGCAGAAGCTCCTAAAGCGACTGCTAAGCAAGAAACAGCAAAACCAAATAAATCAGTTGCAGCAACGTCAGCAAATGGTGGACGATTATTCGCTTCTCCATTAGCTAAAAAGATAGCAGAAGAAAAAGGGATTAACTTATCTCAAGTTCAAGGTTCTGGAGAAAATGGACGTATCATCAAACAGGATGTTGAGAATTTTGTTCCAGCGTCTTCAGGAGCATCCGTTGGTAAATTTGTTCCAACAGGACAAGAAGATTTTGATGAGGTTACTAACTCGCAAATGCGTAAAGCCATTGCTAAAGCATTAACAAATTCTAAGTTTACGGCACCTCATTATTATTTAAATGTAGAGTTCGATATGGAAAATGCGATTGCATTCCGTAAACAATTCAACTCTGTTCCAGATACAAAAATATCATATAACGATATGGTTGTTAAAGCTTGTGCATTAGCATTAAAGCAGCACCCACAAGTAAATTCGCAATGGTTTGCCGATAAAATGCGTTTAAATAACCATGTGCATGTTGGAGTAGCGGTAGCAGTTCCAGATGGATTGGTAGTACCTGTAGTTAAGTTTGCAAATGAGCAATCATTACCGCAAATAGGAGCAGCAGTTAAAGAACTTGCAGGAAAAGCCAGAAACAAAAAATTAACACCAGCCGAAATGGAAGGTAGTACATTTACAGTTTCTAATTTAGGGATGTTTGGTATAGAAAGTTTTACGTCTATTATCAACCAACCAAATTCAGCTATTCTTTCGGTAGGAAACATTGTTGAAAAACCAGTAGTTAAAGACGGTAAAATAGTTGTTGGAAATACAATGAAATTATCTTTAGCCTGTGACCATAGAACGGTTGATGGGGCAACTGGAGCTCAGTTTTTACAAACATTAAAAGGGTATATTGAAAACCCAGTAACCATGTTAGTGTAA
- the porV gene encoding type IX secretion system outer membrane channel protein PorV yields MKNKILIVLAFVFVLKLNAQETIIFPNQERRVITTGVPFVLIAPDARAASMGDMGVATSVDAFSQQWNSSKYVFSETKQGIGVSYTPYLSKLVNDIFLGNVTYFNRLDERSAFAASLKYFSLGDIEFVTDEFSTALIQRPNELTIDASYALRLSDQFAMSVAMRYLRSDLRLDGVDGDASPASTFGVDISGYYQSEEEAYADFNGRWRGGFAIQNIGPKFKYDEGGVENFQPTTLRLGGGFDFIFDDYNKVAVTAEVTKLLVPTPPVYGFVDLDGDEDQANDGSEPTIIVEGKDPDVSFLSGMFQSFGDAPDGFSEELKEFTWSLGAEYTYQDSFAFRAGYFNESEDKGARKFLAIGAGFKANIVNVDLSYLFSASKVQSPLENTLRFSLTFNIGEQAYNEY; encoded by the coding sequence ATGAAGAATAAAATATTAATAGTTTTAGCCTTTGTTTTTGTGTTAAAACTAAACGCTCAAGAAACCATTATTTTTCCTAACCAAGAAAGAAGAGTTATAACAACTGGAGTGCCATTTGTTTTAATAGCACCAGATGCTAGAGCTGCTTCTATGGGAGATATGGGTGTCGCTACTTCTGTTGATGCATTTTCGCAACAATGGAATTCATCCAAATATGTGTTTTCAGAAACGAAACAAGGAATTGGAGTAAGTTACACGCCTTACTTAAGTAAATTGGTAAACGATATTTTTTTAGGAAACGTTACTTATTTTAATCGTTTGGACGAGCGTAGTGCATTTGCAGCAAGTTTAAAATATTTTTCTTTAGGAGATATTGAGTTTGTAACCGATGAATTTTCAACAGCTTTAATACAAAGACCTAATGAGCTTACTATTGACGCTTCGTATGCGTTAAGATTATCAGATCAGTTTGCAATGTCTGTTGCAATGCGTTATTTAAGATCAGATCTAAGATTAGATGGTGTAGACGGAGATGCATCGCCAGCCAGTACATTTGGTGTGGATATTTCTGGTTACTACCAAAGTGAAGAAGAAGCTTATGCCGATTTTAATGGGCGTTGGCGTGGTGGATTTGCTATTCAGAATATTGGACCAAAGTTTAAATATGATGAAGGTGGTGTAGAGAATTTTCAGCCTACAACCTTGCGTTTAGGAGGTGGATTCGATTTTATATTTGATGATTATAATAAAGTAGCAGTTACTGCCGAAGTAACAAAACTATTAGTGCCAACACCTCCTGTTTATGGTTTTGTTGATTTAGATGGTGATGAAGATCAGGCTAACGATGGAAGTGAGCCAACAATTATTGTGGAAGGTAAAGATCCGGATGTAAGCTTTTTATCAGGAATGTTTCAATCGTTTGGAGATGCACCAGATGGGTTTAGTGAAGAGTTAAAAGAGTTTACATGGTCTTTAGGTGCAGAATACACATATCAAGATTCTTTTGCTTTTAGAGCAGGTTATTTTAATGAAAGTGAAGACAAAGGAGCTAGAAAGTTCTTGGCAATAGGAGCAGGCTTTAAAGCTAATATTGTAAATGTTGATTTATCATATTTGTTTTCAGCGTCTAAAGTACAAAGTCCTTTAGAGAATACTTTGCGTTTTTCATTAACCTTCAATATTGGAGAACAAGCCTATAACGAGTACTAG
- the gldJ gene encoding gliding motility lipoprotein GldJ — translation MDMKKVVAFKVLLVLALTIASTGCKKSSSSKNSSRATGWQINSREGGFQYNTDFREQETSPGLVFIEGGTFTKGRVQDDVMHDWNNSPTQQHVQSFYMDETEVTNAMYMEYLDWIKRVYPPSEENFRSIYNGALPDTLVWRNRLGFNEVMTENYLRHPGYGEYPVVGVSWIQAVEFANWRSDRVNEYNLERAGYLKRDAKILDVNAESTFSTDTYINAPTLTYGGNEEVINGDGRNRRNVRTDADGNESNIYATRETGIISPKYRLPTETEWEYAALGLSEIRDYNLYRGRKKYPWDGQYTRSDKRKIRGDQLANFKQGKGDYGGIAGWSDDGADITNAVKSYDPNDFGLYDMAGNVAEWVADVYRPIIDSEFNDFNYYRGNVYTKNALNDDGTVQVVTADDIVYDTLPNGKVIARNLPGEIKQIPIDDNETYLRTNFDKSDEINFRDGDKRSSRYYESFNDYEGEDGEKKDSDTRKMYNSPKHSVTRDSLGNIIREYDKVSNRTSLINDQVRVYKGGSWKDREYWLDPAQRRYFPQDMATDYIGFRCAMSRVGSKSKSRNKTKN, via the coding sequence ATGGATATGAAAAAAGTAGTAGCATTCAAGGTTTTATTAGTTTTAGCTCTAACTATAGCTTCAACTGGGTGTAAAAAATCTTCGAGTTCAAAAAATAGTTCAAGAGCTACAGGATGGCAGATTAACTCCAGAGAAGGTGGTTTTCAGTACAATACAGATTTTAGAGAACAAGAAACGTCTCCTGGACTTGTATTTATTGAAGGTGGTACTTTCACCAAAGGACGTGTTCAAGATGATGTTATGCATGATTGGAATAATAGTCCAACACAACAACATGTACAATCATTTTACATGGATGAAACAGAAGTAACTAACGCCATGTATATGGAGTATTTAGATTGGATAAAAAGAGTTTATCCTCCATCTGAAGAAAACTTTAGATCCATTTATAATGGTGCGCTTCCTGACACATTAGTCTGGAGAAACCGATTAGGTTTTAACGAAGTCATGACAGAAAATTACTTACGTCATCCAGGTTATGGAGAATACCCTGTTGTTGGAGTAAGCTGGATTCAAGCTGTTGAGTTTGCGAACTGGAGATCAGATCGTGTTAATGAGTACAACTTAGAAAGAGCTGGTTACTTAAAACGTGATGCAAAAATCCTAGATGTTAATGCTGAATCAACGTTTAGCACAGATACTTATATTAACGCTCCAACTTTAACCTATGGTGGAAATGAGGAAGTTATTAATGGAGATGGACGTAATAGGAGAAATGTTAGAACAGATGCCGATGGTAATGAATCTAATATCTATGCAACACGTGAAACTGGAATTATTTCACCTAAGTATAGACTACCAACTGAAACTGAGTGGGAATATGCTGCTTTAGGATTAAGTGAAATTAGAGATTACAACTTATACCGTGGACGTAAAAAATATCCATGGGATGGACAATACACACGTTCTGACAAGCGTAAAATTCGCGGTGATCAATTAGCTAACTTCAAGCAAGGTAAAGGTGATTACGGTGGAATTGCAGGTTGGTCTGACGATGGAGCCGACATAACTAATGCTGTTAAGTCTTACGATCCTAACGATTTTGGTTTATATGACATGGCTGGTAATGTTGCTGAATGGGTGGCTGATGTTTACAGACCTATTATCGATAGTGAATTTAACGACTTTAACTATTACCGTGGTAATGTTTATACTAAAAACGCGTTAAATGATGATGGTACTGTACAGGTTGTTACTGCAGATGATATTGTATATGATACCTTACCAAACGGAAAAGTAATCGCAAGGAACTTACCAGGTGAAATAAAACAAATTCCTATCGATGATAATGAAACGTATCTACGTACTAACTTTGATAAGAGTGATGAAATAAACTTTAGAGATGGAGACAAACGTTCTTCTCGTTATTACGAAAGCTTTAACGATTATGAAGGTGAAGACGGTGAGAAGAAAGATTCTGATACCAGAAAAATGTACAATTCTCCAAAACATAGTGTTACCAGAGATTCTCTAGGAAATATTATTAGAGAATATGACAAAGTTAGTAACAGAACATCTTTAATTAATGATCAAGTAAGAGTATACAAAGGCGGATCATGGAAAGATAGAGAGTACTGGTTAGATCCTGCTCAAAGACGTTACTTCCCACAAGATATGGCAACTGACTATATCGGGTTTAGATGTGCAATGTCTCGTGTAGGTTCAAAATCTAAATCTAGAAATAAAACGAAAAACTAA
- a CDS encoding M20/M25/M40 family metallo-hydrolase has protein sequence MKKLLSIVVVILFFSCGSQNKVSEIKHTSKLALKEDIKASLEYLASDELKGRHTGSEGIEKAAIFIENFFKKNKVQPYFKTYRDSFHLKDIVGYNIVGYIEGQDSELKNEFVILGAHYDHIGTVESVNGDSIANGANDDASGTVAVLEWAKYFSKSKSNKRSILFTLYAAEEMGLKGSDHLAKRMKEEGLNLYTMINFEMIGVPRTEKETMAYITGYEKSNMAEKLNSYAKGDIVGFLPQAKAYNLFERSDNYPFFKKFNIPAQAISTFDFTNFDYYHHVDDEADKMDFEHMTSFINKMIPALEGMINASTKEIKMNNE, from the coding sequence ATGAAAAAACTATTAAGTATTGTAGTTGTTATACTGTTTTTTAGCTGTGGTTCTCAAAATAAGGTCTCTGAAATAAAGCATACAAGTAAGTTAGCTTTAAAAGAAGATATCAAGGCTAGCTTAGAGTATTTAGCTTCAGATGAATTAAAAGGAAGGCATACTGGAAGCGAAGGTATTGAAAAGGCAGCCATTTTTATTGAGAACTTTTTTAAGAAAAATAAGGTGCAACCTTATTTTAAAACCTATAGAGACAGTTTTCATCTAAAGGATATTGTTGGTTACAACATCGTAGGTTATATAGAGGGTCAGGATTCAGAACTTAAAAATGAATTCGTAATACTTGGAGCTCACTACGATCATATAGGAACAGTAGAATCTGTAAATGGTGATAGTATTGCTAATGGTGCAAATGATGATGCCTCTGGTACAGTAGCGGTTTTAGAATGGGCGAAGTATTTTTCTAAATCAAAAAGTAACAAACGAAGCATTTTATTTACATTATATGCAGCAGAAGAAATGGGATTAAAGGGCTCTGATCATTTGGCAAAACGAATGAAGGAGGAAGGACTTAACCTGTATACTATGATTAATTTTGAGATGATAGGTGTACCTAGAACTGAAAAAGAAACCATGGCTTATATAACAGGCTATGAAAAATCCAATATGGCTGAAAAATTAAATAGTTATGCAAAAGGGGATATAGTGGGCTTTTTACCCCAAGCCAAAGCATATAATTTGTTTGAACGTTCAGATAACTATCCGTTTTTCAAAAAATTTAACATACCGGCTCAAGCAATTTCTACATTCGATTTTACAAACTTTGATTATTATCATCATGTGGATGATGAAGCAGACAAAATGGATTTTGAACATATGACATCTTTTATAAATAAGATGATACCAGCTTTAGAAGGTATGATTAATGCCAGCACAAAAGAAATAAAAATGAACAATGAGTAA
- the porU gene encoding type IX secretion system sortase PorU — MKEKFLFLLLISCSITLFGQQKKYTITWKASKVISNGSYTIEIPSFNDENFSYGFEEGILFVDQWKTNQLINESSVAINNVVYASISKTNLKDLDLNTIPNKLEYSLKNSIARDKQYAFFELSPIIKDSRGNYKKVVSFQLSYRNGSITNRISSSNKRFKTSKVISNSVLSSGEWYRFYVDETGVFRLSKSFLQRLGVNVNSVDPRNIKLYGHGGRMIPYSNAIAYPFDVPENAIKFVGEEDGVFDNEDYILFYAEGPKEFSVESNTNINCYTDKTYYYINVSPGSGKRIQQFTQPTGPVDLVINTFEDYKFHEIDEHNIAFLGRRWFDDRFNVDNNKTFEFDFPDLVTSEPINLKVLTAAASTTPSSIALTVNGTAVSTLSMGVITDFVLAQNASFIGNVNVNSSKIEVGLNFDNQGNPSTQAYLDFISIEATRQLNFSDKQFQFKNSAVTSVSGIGQYNMTNASQVSEVWDVTDIYNVSNYINTDGASSLSFTSTLGSLKTYVAVTPLDYFQPKIDSRTTINNQDIKGTIFQNSQGEFQDVDYIIVAPNNMLNEAERLAQINRTQYNLNVKVFGLDEIYNEFSSGNQDIGAIRNLIKYVYDNASSPENRIKYVCLFGDASFDYKDRIPNNTNIVPSWHSYNSFNLTSSFVSDDFYGMMDANEGTMANSDKLDISVGRMLVDTPQRAKEMVDKIESYYIKEALGSWRNNFVVISDDPDSEIPIGLQETTDQIGNRVAQEKPFVNVIKIHSDAFQQETSAGGDRYPDVTTEIANAIDNGALVVNYFGHGGEDGLAGERILLKPDINDFRNVCKLNCFVTVTCEFTKFDNPLRETAGEFTFWNKQAGAVGLITTTRQVFVNFGINFNREFGQYLFSYSDNDTYEDYEYPSMAEALRLTKNDPRISNNSQRRLVFFIGDPAMKLAFPEPNIRLTEINDVPITQATDTLKALSYVKLAGEVVDVSGNLITNYNGTLSTTIYDKSISRQTLANDGVTSGGQTVRLNFQTLGEIIFRGQASVKDGQFEFDFVVPKDIGIPVGFGKVSFYAKNEALFQDQTGASVNTVRIGGVNENAAEDNTGPVITLYMNDENFVSGGITNESPTLLAKMEDANGINTASGIGHDIVAIIDGDETNPIVLNDHYQTEVDDYQKGVVSFPLRDLEPGLHTLTLKAWDVYNNSSVSEIQFVVFDENQELVINNVLNYPNPFVNYTEFWFNHNSSESLDVSIQIFTVSGKLVRTINGQTTGGVKTTSSLSRDIVWDGRDDFGDKIGKGVYIYKLTVHSNLLNKKVEKIEKLVIL, encoded by the coding sequence ATGAAAGAGAAATTTTTATTTTTATTGCTCATTTCTTGCTCCATAACTCTATTTGGGCAACAAAAAAAATATACGATTACTTGGAAAGCATCTAAGGTAATTTCTAATGGAAGTTATACCATTGAAATACCATCCTTTAATGATGAGAATTTTAGTTATGGTTTTGAAGAAGGCATATTGTTTGTAGACCAATGGAAGACAAATCAATTAATAAATGAATCTTCTGTAGCTATTAATAATGTTGTTTATGCTTCTATTTCTAAAACAAACTTGAAAGATTTAGATTTAAATACGATTCCAAATAAATTAGAATACAGCCTAAAAAATTCTATAGCAAGAGATAAACAATATGCATTTTTTGAACTTTCACCAATTATTAAAGATTCAAGAGGTAATTATAAAAAGGTCGTTTCTTTTCAGTTAAGTTATAGAAATGGATCCATTACTAATAGAATATCGTCATCGAACAAACGTTTTAAAACATCTAAAGTGATTAGTAATTCGGTATTAAGTTCTGGAGAATGGTACCGTTTTTATGTTGATGAAACAGGTGTTTTTAGATTGTCAAAAAGTTTTTTGCAACGTTTGGGGGTAAATGTAAATAGTGTAGATCCTAGAAATATAAAATTATATGGACATGGTGGACGTATGATTCCTTATTCTAATGCCATAGCTTACCCTTTTGATGTTCCTGAGAATGCTATAAAGTTTGTTGGAGAAGAGGATGGGGTTTTTGACAATGAGGATTATATTTTGTTTTATGCTGAAGGCCCAAAAGAGTTTAGTGTTGAGAGTAATACAAATATAAATTGTTATACGGATAAGACATATTATTATATAAATGTTAGTCCGGGTTCTGGTAAACGCATTCAACAATTTACACAACCTACCGGGCCCGTTGATTTGGTTATCAATACGTTTGAAGATTATAAGTTTCATGAAATTGACGAACATAATATTGCCTTTTTAGGCAGACGTTGGTTTGACGATAGATTTAATGTTGATAATAATAAAACTTTTGAATTTGATTTTCCAGATTTAGTTACCTCAGAACCAATAAACCTAAAAGTACTCACTGCAGCTGCGTCTACGACACCAAGCTCAATAGCATTGACAGTAAACGGAACAGCAGTTTCAACATTAAGCATGGGAGTGATTACAGATTTTGTTTTGGCGCAAAATGCTTCATTTATTGGTAACGTTAATGTTAACAGTTCAAAAATAGAAGTAGGGCTTAATTTTGATAATCAAGGAAATCCAAGTACACAAGCTTATTTGGACTTCATATCAATTGAAGCAACACGACAGCTAAATTTTTCAGACAAGCAATTTCAATTTAAAAATAGTGCGGTTACGTCAGTATCAGGTATAGGACAATATAATATGACTAATGCGTCACAAGTTTCAGAAGTATGGGATGTAACCGATATATATAACGTTTCTAATTATATAAACACTGACGGGGCTTCAAGCCTTAGCTTTACGTCTACATTAGGGAGTTTAAAAACGTATGTGGCTGTAACACCTTTAGATTATTTTCAACCAAAAATAGACTCAAGAACAACTATTAATAATCAAGATATAAAGGGAACTATTTTTCAAAATAGTCAAGGTGAGTTTCAAGACGTAGATTATATTATTGTGGCTCCTAATAATATGCTTAATGAAGCAGAGCGTTTAGCACAAATAAACAGAACGCAATATAATTTGAATGTTAAGGTATTTGGCTTAGACGAAATATATAATGAGTTTAGTTCGGGCAATCAAGATATAGGGGCAATTAGAAATTTGATCAAGTACGTTTATGATAATGCAAGTTCACCAGAAAACAGAATAAAGTATGTGTGTTTATTTGGAGATGCTTCCTTTGATTATAAAGATAGAATTCCTAATAACACTAACATAGTCCCTTCGTGGCACTCTTACAATAGTTTTAACCTTACCAGTTCATTCGTTTCCGATGATTTTTATGGTATGATGGATGCTAATGAAGGCACAATGGCTAACAGTGATAAATTAGACATCTCGGTGGGTAGAATGTTAGTAGATACACCACAACGAGCCAAGGAAATGGTTGATAAAATAGAATCGTATTATATAAAAGAAGCACTTGGTAGCTGGCGTAATAATTTTGTAGTTATATCTGATGATCCTGATAGTGAAATACCAATAGGTTTACAGGAAACTACAGACCAAATAGGAAATAGAGTAGCGCAAGAAAAACCATTTGTAAATGTTATAAAAATACATTCTGATGCGTTTCAGCAGGAGACGTCAGCTGGAGGTGATAGATATCCAGATGTAACGACAGAAATAGCTAATGCTATAGATAATGGTGCTTTGGTGGTAAATTATTTTGGCCATGGTGGAGAAGATGGTTTGGCTGGAGAACGGATATTATTAAAACCAGATATTAATGATTTTCGTAATGTTTGTAAGCTTAATTGCTTTGTAACCGTGACCTGTGAATTTACTAAGTTTGATAATCCGCTAAGGGAAACAGCAGGCGAATTCACTTTCTGGAATAAACAAGCCGGAGCCGTTGGGTTAATTACAACGACAAGACAGGTGTTTGTGAATTTTGGAATTAATTTTAATAGAGAGTTTGGACAATATTTGTTTTCTTATAGTGATAATGATACTTATGAAGACTACGAATACCCATCCATGGCGGAAGCATTAAGGCTAACAAAAAATGATCCTCGAATATCCAATAACTCTCAGAGACGTTTGGTATTCTTTATTGGTGATCCAGCTATGAAGTTAGCGTTTCCGGAACCAAATATTCGATTAACGGAAATTAATGATGTACCAATTACTCAAGCTACAGATACATTAAAAGCACTAAGCTATGTGAAATTAGCAGGAGAGGTGGTTGATGTTTCCGGAAATCTAATAACAAATTATAATGGAACACTGTCTACGACGATATATGATAAATCAATAAGTAGACAAACGTTAGCCAACGATGGTGTGACATCTGGTGGACAAACGGTGAGGTTAAATTTTCAAACACTTGGGGAGATTATATTTAGAGGACAAGCATCAGTAAAAGATGGCCAATTTGAATTTGATTTTGTAGTACCTAAAGATATAGGTATTCCTGTGGGATTTGGAAAAGTAAGCTTTTATGCAAAGAATGAGGCATTATTTCAAGATCAAACAGGAGCCAGTGTTAATACAGTTAGAATAGGAGGTGTTAATGAAAATGCCGCAGAAGATAATACAGGCCCCGTTATTACACTCTATATGAATGATGAGAACTTTGTGTCTGGGGGGATAACCAATGAGTCTCCTACTTTATTGGCTAAAATGGAAGATGCCAATGGAATTAATACTGCAAGTGGAATTGGGCATGACATTGTTGCTATTATAGATGGAGATGAAACAAATCCTATAGTTCTCAATGATCATTATCAAACCGAAGTAGACGATTATCAAAAAGGCGTAGTAAGTTTTCCATTAAGAGATTTAGAGCCAGGGCTTCATACATTGACATTAAAAGCTTGGGATGTCTATAATAATTCTTCAGTATCTGAAATTCAGTTTGTTGTGTTTGATGAAAATCAGGAATTAGTTATAAATAATGTCCTTAATTATCCAAATCCATTTGTAAATTATACAGAATTTTGGTTTAATCACAATAGTTCGGAGTCTTTAGACGTTTCTATACAGATATTCACTGTTTCAGGAAAATTGGTGAGAACAATAAATGGGCAAACAACAGGAGGGGTTAAAACGACAAGTTCATTATCCAGAGACATTGTTTGGGATGGAAGAGATGATTTTGGAGATAAAATAGGAAAAGGAGTTTACATTTATAAGCTTACTGTTCATTCAAACCTATTAAATAAAAAAGTAGAAAAAATAGAAAAACTCGTTATATTGTAA
- the cdd gene encoding cytidine deaminase — MKEIKIETTLYIYQDLDALPKDIILLMQKAFEARKNAYAPYSNFNVGAALLLDNGEIITGNNQENASYPSGLCAERTAIYYAGSQYPKAKIVQMAISAGSKNNQTTKPIPPCGACRQAIAEYEIKQDANIEIYFMGETGKVAKSNSLANLLPLVFDKSVL; from the coding sequence ATGAAGGAAATAAAAATAGAGACTACATTATATATATATCAAGATTTAGATGCCCTTCCAAAGGATATAATCTTACTTATGCAAAAAGCTTTCGAAGCACGTAAGAATGCCTATGCACCGTATTCAAATTTTAATGTAGGCGCAGCTCTATTGTTAGATAATGGTGAAATAATCACAGGAAATAATCAAGAGAATGCATCGTATCCGTCTGGGTTATGTGCAGAACGCACAGCAATTTATTATGCTGGTTCGCAATATCCCAAGGCGAAAATAGTTCAAATGGCTATTTCAGCAGGGTCTAAAAATAATCAAACAACCAAACCCATTCCTCCTTGTGGAGCTTGCAGACAAGCTATTGCTGAATATGAAATAAAACAAGATGCCAACATAGAAATTTATTTTATGGGTGAGACAGGAAAAGTAGCTAAATCTAATTCTCTTGCAAATTTATTGCCTCTAGTTTTTGATAAATCAGTACTTTAA
- the pdhA gene encoding pyruvate dehydrogenase (acetyl-transferring) E1 component subunit alpha, protein MQKITKDTYLKWYEDMLFWRKFEDKLAAVYIQQKVRGFLHLYNGQEAVLAGALHAMDLTKDKMITAYRNHVQPIGMGVDPKRVMAELYGKATGTSQGLGGSMHIFSKEHRFYGGHGIVGGQIPLGAGIAFGDKYHGSDAVTLCCFGDGAARQGSLHETFNLAMLWNLPVVFVCENNGYAMGTSVERTANHTEVWKLGKGYEMPCGPVDGMNPVKVAEAFDEAIQRARKGGGPTFLELKTYRYRGHSMSDAQHYRTKEEVEEYKKIDPITQVKDVILDKKYATEDDIKEIDKRVKGLVSECEKFAEESPFPDKNVMYDVVYEQEDYPFIQHKL, encoded by the coding sequence ATGCAAAAAATCACTAAAGATACATACCTAAAATGGTATGAGGATATGCTGTTTTGGAGAAAGTTTGAGGATAAACTGGCAGCAGTATATATACAACAAAAAGTAAGAGGATTTCTTCATTTATATAATGGTCAGGAAGCAGTTTTAGCAGGCGCTTTACATGCTATGGATTTGACTAAAGACAAAATGATTACAGCTTATAGAAATCACGTGCAACCAATAGGTATGGGTGTTGACCCTAAACGTGTTATGGCAGAGCTGTATGGCAAAGCTACAGGGACTTCACAAGGACTTGGGGGGTCTATGCACATATTCTCTAAAGAACATCGTTTTTATGGTGGTCATGGTATTGTAGGAGGACAGATTCCTTTAGGAGCTGGTATTGCTTTTGGTGATAAATATCATGGTAGTGATGCTGTTACCTTGTGTTGCTTTGGTGACGGTGCTGCTAGACAAGGGTCTCTTCATGAAACTTTTAATTTAGCAATGCTCTGGAATCTTCCAGTAGTATTTGTTTGTGAAAACAATGGATATGCGATGGGAACATCGGTAGAACGTACAGCGAATCATACAGAAGTATGGAAGTTAGGAAAAGGTTACGAAATGCCTTGTGGGCCAGTTGATGGTATGAACCCTGTGAAAGTAGCTGAAGCTTTTGATGAAGCCATACAACGTGCACGTAAAGGAGGAGGACCAACATTTTTAGAGTTAAAAACATACCGTTATAGAGGACACTCTATGAGTGATGCTCAACATTATAGAACTAAAGAAGAAGTTGAAGAGTATAAGAAAATTGATCCTATTACCCAGGTAAAGGACGTTATTCTTGACAAGAAATACGCTACTGAAGATGATATTAAAGAGATTGACAAGCGTGTTAAAGGTTTAGTTTCAGAATGTGAGAAATTTGCAGAAGAATCACCATTCCCAGATAAGAATGTGATGTACGATGTGGTTTACGAACAAGAAGATTATCCATTTATACAACATAAATTATAA